In Sodalis ligni, a single genomic region encodes these proteins:
- a CDS encoding SymE family type I addiction module toxin gives MAKKHIKSEPRSSQAKVETRYYTVSYVPNGGMPNAAPALMLKGRWLHQCGFTTGKKVTVTVKNGQLIIDTELLV, from the coding sequence ATGGCTAAAAAGCATATTAAGTCAGAACCCCGCTCATCCCAAGCAAAAGTTGAAACCCGTTATTATACTGTTAGCTACGTCCCAAATGGCGGTATGCCCAATGCTGCGCCGGCATTGATGCTAAAAGGCCGCTGGCTGCATCAGTGTGGTTTTACCACCGGCAAGAAGGTGACCGTGACGGTGAAAAACGGGCAATTGATCATTGATACTGAATTGCTGGTGTAA
- a CDS encoding AraC family transcriptional regulator, whose amino-acid sequence MFDEMVSLIGDLAPNEGYTRSLLEDVRFMRSNRPLGRTPVIYEPSIVIVCQGHKRGYLADKVYFYDKQHYLVLSVPLPFSTETEASPQEPLLAVTVSLDRTVLSELVMLLDTPDSPPNAAPEGIISTPLDAPLADTTLRLLRALSSPQEAKVIGPQLVRELYYRALVGERGGAIRAALVNQGHFANIARVLQRIHLDYPQPLPIDILASDAGLSVPAFHKHFKVVTGTSPLQYIKSVRLNQARLLMIRDNMTAASAAFRVGYESPSQFNREFRRFFDRSPGEEAREMKAAFSFCRRYKPWLQTADRGALYLNI is encoded by the coding sequence ATGTTCGATGAGATGGTGTCACTGATTGGCGACCTCGCCCCGAACGAGGGCTATACCCGCTCATTGCTGGAGGATGTGCGTTTCATGCGCTCCAACCGCCCCCTGGGCCGCACGCCGGTGATCTATGAACCGAGCATTGTGATTGTCTGCCAGGGCCATAAGCGCGGCTACCTGGCGGACAAGGTATATTTTTACGACAAGCAGCATTATCTGGTGCTTTCGGTGCCGCTGCCGTTTTCCACCGAAACGGAAGCCAGCCCGCAGGAACCTTTGCTTGCGGTGACGGTTTCGCTGGACAGAACGGTGTTATCGGAACTGGTGATGTTGCTGGACACCCCGGATTCTCCGCCTAACGCCGCACCCGAAGGAATCATCTCAACGCCCCTTGATGCCCCGCTGGCGGATACGACATTACGCCTGCTGCGGGCGCTGTCCTCGCCGCAAGAGGCAAAGGTCATCGGTCCGCAGCTGGTGCGTGAGCTGTATTATCGAGCGTTGGTGGGGGAGCGCGGCGGCGCGATAAGGGCGGCGCTGGTCAATCAGGGGCATTTTGCCAACATCGCCAGAGTGTTGCAGCGCATTCATCTGGATTACCCGCAGCCTTTGCCTATTGATATCCTGGCAAGCGACGCCGGCCTGAGCGTGCCCGCTTTCCATAAACATTTTAAAGTGGTGACCGGCACGTCGCCTTTGCAATACATCAAGTCCGTACGCCTGAATCAGGCGCGTTTATTGATGATTCGCGATAATATGACGGCTGCTTCGGCGGCGTTCAGGGTGGGTTATGAAAGCCCTTCGCAATTTAATCGCGAGTTTCGGCGTTTCTTTGACCGCAGTCCGGGAGAAGAAGCGCGGGAAATGAAAGCGGCATTTTCCTTTTGCCGCCGGTATAAACCCTGGCTGCAGACCGCAGACCGGGGCGCGCTTTATTTAAACATTTAA
- a CDS encoding S-type pyocin domain-containing protein, with protein sequence MEQARAEQQKKFADMKAKTQADVQEANARMRAEEAARQQENMQRQAQEEARLREQEEAKNREVEQQKLAQEAAAAREREEAQRKADEAAEAKRRANEAIEAQRKADDAAKVAKELIAAGQLNQENIQTYEALPSPSQAAAMAAAAGLASTAPAAEGLLARITAALAELGGIASSSKAGPHAAIIIAGLYPKEAGVGSDNVSGEKHFVKALPAAMLNMPSEERLRQAALEQNTIDVPIRGRLVLTNSQIAIELIRTEQPTPVRVVTGIPDGKGNYQCTLPGKEDSPARTILVTPANAPGSEGLGAIITPEIGPKPVTHTGNNAQPVTLPKVTTLPGFDGDLIVVPPLETADKPIYVMLSGRKESYRPNQGAVSNMGEFLNKPGLASTRRIIHKTSKIYQGQTVYVVTNDVNDYLTKGRQFYLDAKHNNHIEVFDKIIKLTAF encoded by the coding sequence ATGGAACAGGCCAGGGCGGAACAGCAAAAAAAATTTGCTGACATGAAAGCTAAAACGCAAGCCGACGTTCAAGAAGCCAACGCCAGAATGAGGGCGGAAGAAGCAGCAAGACAGCAGGAAAACATGCAACGTCAGGCCCAGGAAGAGGCAAGACTTCGAGAACAAGAAGAAGCAAAAAATCGGGAAGTGGAGCAACAAAAATTAGCGCAAGAAGCGGCAGCGGCAAGAGAGCGGGAGGAAGCCCAAAGGAAAGCGGATGAGGCCGCCGAAGCCAAGCGACGGGCAAATGAGGCCATTGAAGCGCAGAGAAAAGCCGATGATGCGGCCAAAGTGGCCAAAGAGCTCATTGCTGCGGGGCAATTGAATCAAGAAAACATTCAGACCTATGAGGCTCTTCCCAGCCCGAGCCAAGCAGCAGCTATGGCTGCCGCAGCAGGTCTGGCCTCTACGGCGCCCGCTGCTGAAGGTTTATTGGCGAGAATTACGGCTGCCCTGGCTGAACTGGGCGGGATTGCCTCATCTTCAAAAGCGGGCCCGCACGCCGCCATCATTATTGCTGGGCTTTATCCCAAGGAGGCGGGAGTGGGAAGCGATAATGTGTCCGGCGAAAAACATTTCGTCAAGGCGCTACCGGCCGCAATGCTCAACATGCCATCAGAAGAGCGTTTACGCCAAGCTGCTTTGGAACAGAACACCATCGATGTCCCCATCAGAGGCCGTCTGGTTTTAACAAACAGCCAGATAGCCATTGAACTGATTAGGACTGAACAACCCACGCCCGTTCGCGTCGTTACAGGCATACCTGACGGTAAAGGTAATTATCAATGCACTCTGCCTGGTAAGGAAGATTCACCGGCCAGAACCATTTTAGTGACGCCTGCGAACGCGCCTGGCAGCGAAGGCCTGGGGGCCATAATCACGCCTGAGATTGGCCCAAAGCCTGTTACCCATACCGGTAATAATGCACAGCCTGTTACTTTACCTAAAGTGACGACTTTGCCAGGTTTTGATGGCGATCTGATTGTGGTTCCGCCGCTTGAAACCGCTGATAAGCCGATCTATGTTATGCTAAGCGGCAGGAAAGAAAGCTACCGACCTAATCAAGGCGCTGTGAGCAATATGGGTGAGTTTTTAAACAAACCGGGTTTGGCGAGCACGCGAAGAATAATTCACAAAACCAGCAAAATCTATCAGGGGCAAACTGTTTATGTAGTAACTAATGATGTTAATGATTATCTCACCAAAGGAAGGCAGTTCTACTTGGATGCTAAACATAACAACCATATCGAAGTATTCGATAAAATAATAAAATTAACTGCGTTCTAG
- a CDS encoding SDR family oxidoreductase: protein MSNKTWLITGAARGIGLSLARQVLARGDAVAATSRTMESLRQALGADSDRFLALEVDLVSEPGVQAAIEKVIGVFGSIDVVVNNAGYGQQGTIEALTDAELRRNFDVNVFAPLHVLRHALPQLRKQRSGHIFNVASIVGFQGGYAGWGSYVATKFALAGLTETLAAEVAELGIKATVVYPGPVRTGFLSRESLVVAQHAIADYAAAQASLELHLNGLDGKQAGDPEKLALLIIQAAGAAQPPVHLFAGQIANELAEEKLKAVSGDLAAWKSASQATDFTE from the coding sequence ATGAGCAATAAAACCTGGCTGATTACCGGCGCGGCTCGCGGCATTGGTTTATCGCTGGCGCGTCAGGTACTGGCGCGTGGTGATGCGGTTGCCGCCACCTCGCGCACCATGGAGAGTTTGCGCCAGGCGCTGGGGGCGGATAGCGACCGCTTCCTCGCCCTTGAGGTTGATCTGGTGTCCGAGCCTGGCGTGCAGGCCGCTATCGAAAAAGTCATCGGAGTATTCGGCAGCATAGACGTGGTGGTGAATAATGCGGGTTACGGTCAGCAAGGTACGATTGAAGCCCTGACGGATGCGGAACTACGCCGTAATTTCGACGTCAATGTGTTCGCGCCGCTGCATGTGCTTCGCCACGCATTGCCGCAGTTACGCAAGCAGCGCAGCGGACACATCTTCAACGTGGCGTCTATCGTGGGGTTTCAGGGCGGCTATGCGGGCTGGGGCAGTTATGTCGCCACCAAGTTCGCGCTGGCCGGGCTGACCGAAACCCTGGCGGCGGAAGTGGCTGAACTGGGTATCAAAGCGACAGTTGTGTATCCCGGCCCGGTGCGCACCGGATTCCTGTCACGGGAAAGCCTGGTGGTGGCTCAGCACGCCATTGCCGACTACGCCGCCGCCCAGGCATCGCTGGAATTGCACCTGAACGGGCTGGATGGCAAGCAGGCGGGCGACCCGGAAAAACTGGCGTTGCTCATCATACAAGCGGCCGGTGCGGCGCAACCGCCTGTTCACCTGTTCGCGGGTCAGATAGCCAATGAGCTGGCCGAGGAGAAACTAAAGGCCGTCAGCGGGGATCTGGCGGCCTGGAAGAGCGCTTCGCAAGCCACGGATTTCACCGAATGA
- a CDS encoding cell envelope integrity TolA C-terminal domain-containing protein codes for MELKWMKRNFTHCLLSVLFTSACSTTTTNLPSPLPRVVSAPVDDKAYDYVRDMQSAFEKKFFIERDFKGKECNIHLTMSKEGVIGDEMQAEGYKPLCDAALKAFRSADIPPAPDNETYERFKSVTVDIKP; via the coding sequence ATGGAATTAAAATGGATGAAAAGAAATTTTACCCATTGCTTACTGAGCGTATTATTTACCTCTGCATGCAGTACTACCACGACAAATTTACCAAGCCCATTACCTCGTGTCGTTTCTGCGCCTGTGGATGACAAAGCATATGATTATGTGCGCGATATGCAATCGGCCTTTGAAAAAAAGTTTTTTATTGAAAGAGATTTTAAGGGTAAAGAATGTAACATACATCTCACAATGTCTAAAGAGGGTGTGATTGGAGATGAAATGCAGGCGGAAGGTTATAAACCGCTGTGTGACGCTGCTTTAAAGGCTTTCCGAAGTGCTGATATACCGCCCGCACCGGATAATGAAACTTACGAGCGCTTTAAAAGCGTGACAGTGGATATTAAACCATAA